One genomic segment of Chthoniobacterales bacterium includes these proteins:
- a CDS encoding ABC transporter ATP-binding protein produces the protein MSKPIIEVSNLSKRYNLGEIGAVSLRDALERGVKKITGRGNNAKPQRGEFWALNGLSFDVQPGEVIGLIGRNGAGKSTALKILSRITEPTSGYATLRGRVASLLEVGTGFHPELSGRENVFLNGAILGMKKSELARKFDEIVAFAEIEKFIDTPVKRYSSGMYVRLAFAVAAHLEPEILIVDEVLAVGDQRFQRKCIGKMQEVSSKQGRTILFVSHSMETVMRLCNRAVLMDAGKVIADGTPASIVPKYYEDTDQVLAPGYDLNLLSRPRKKKNVAQFASFRYDVVGDPSASHPSPGSELEFTVTINAEQATTVGGLALYFETTNEVKVLNFDIQRVMDGARLEAGKNTFVVRTPPIPINSMTLRASLWMADASKTEVIDELHGICNLDFIEGAGMELGASRNQDALLLLPKTTLSVQPDYVVA, from the coding sequence ATGTCCAAGCCAATCATCGAAGTCAGCAACCTGTCGAAACGCTACAATCTCGGAGAAATCGGGGCCGTTTCGCTGCGCGACGCGCTGGAGCGAGGCGTCAAAAAAATCACGGGCCGCGGGAACAACGCCAAGCCCCAGCGCGGGGAGTTCTGGGCGCTGAACGGCCTTTCGTTCGACGTCCAGCCCGGCGAAGTCATCGGCCTGATCGGTCGCAACGGCGCCGGCAAGAGCACGGCGTTGAAGATTCTTTCCCGCATCACGGAACCGACCAGCGGGTATGCGACTCTTCGTGGACGCGTCGCGAGTCTGCTCGAGGTTGGCACGGGTTTTCATCCCGAACTCAGCGGCCGGGAGAACGTTTTCCTCAATGGCGCGATCCTCGGCATGAAGAAGTCCGAGCTCGCCCGGAAGTTCGACGAGATCGTCGCCTTCGCCGAGATCGAGAAGTTCATCGACACGCCGGTGAAGCGTTACTCGAGCGGCATGTATGTCCGCCTGGCCTTCGCGGTCGCGGCGCATCTCGAGCCCGAGATTCTCATCGTCGACGAGGTGCTCGCGGTCGGTGACCAGCGTTTCCAGCGCAAGTGCATCGGAAAGATGCAGGAAGTTTCCAGCAAGCAGGGCCGCACGATTCTCTTCGTGAGCCACTCGATGGAAACGGTGATGCGCCTCTGCAATCGCGCCGTCTTGATGGACGCGGGCAAGGTGATCGCCGACGGCACGCCTGCCAGCATCGTGCCGAAATATTACGAGGATACCGACCAGGTGCTCGCCCCGGGTTACGACCTGAATCTGCTCAGCCGTCCGCGGAAAAAGAAGAACGTCGCCCAGTTCGCATCGTTCCGTTACGACGTCGTCGGCGATCCCTCCGCCAGCCACCCGAGCCCCGGGTCCGAGTTGGAGTTCACCGTCACGATCAATGCCGAGCAGGCCACGACCGTGGGCGGTCTCGCGCTCTATTTCGAGACGACCAACGAGGTGAAGGTCCTCAATTTCGACATCCAGCGCGTGATGGATGGCGCCCGCCTCGAGGCCGGCAAAAACACGTTCGTCGTGCGCACGCCGCCGATCCCGATCAACTCGATGACGCTGCGCGCTTCGCTCTGGATGGCGGATGCCTCGAAGACGGAGGTCATCGACGAACTGCACGGCATCTGCAATCTCGACTTCATCGAAGGCGCGGGCATGGAGCTTGGAGCCTCCCGGAATCAGGACGCGCTCCTGCTCCTTCCGAAGACGACGCTTTCTGTGCAGCCCGATTACGTCGTGGCATGA
- a CDS encoding ABC transporter permease: MSENILDYEVQIRPRRSLWDVDWQGIFHYSDLLWLLVRRDFVSKYKQTVLGPAWMVIQPLLTTIVFTVIFAKVAKIPTDSVSPVLFYMSGLLCWNLFAQIYSGSGNVLQSNAHLFGKVYFPRIIVPMANGISAFIPLAIQFVLLGVTYLVVDLFSSTAHHVHLGWQIVLFPIFALQATLVGLGSALIFSSLTAVYRDLQHMLGFMVQIWMYLTPIIYPASQFPEQYRWIVQLNPMTVPVEGARWTLLGVGTLSPLAVTISWVMALVIFFAGFLWFNKIERSYVDKA; encoded by the coding sequence ATGAGCGAAAACATCCTCGATTACGAAGTTCAGATCCGGCCACGGCGGTCGCTCTGGGACGTCGACTGGCAGGGAATCTTCCATTACAGCGATCTGCTCTGGCTTCTCGTCCGCCGGGACTTCGTCTCGAAATACAAGCAGACGGTGCTCGGGCCCGCCTGGATGGTCATCCAGCCCCTGCTGACGACCATTGTGTTCACGGTGATTTTCGCCAAGGTCGCGAAGATTCCGACGGACTCCGTTTCGCCGGTGCTCTTCTACATGAGCGGCCTGCTTTGCTGGAACCTGTTCGCCCAGATCTACAGCGGATCGGGCAACGTGCTCCAGTCGAACGCCCACCTCTTCGGCAAGGTGTATTTCCCCCGCATCATCGTGCCGATGGCGAACGGCATCTCGGCATTCATCCCGCTGGCGATTCAGTTCGTTCTGCTGGGAGTCACCTATCTCGTGGTCGACCTCTTTTCCTCCACGGCCCACCACGTTCATCTGGGCTGGCAGATCGTGCTTTTCCCGATCTTTGCCCTGCAGGCGACGCTCGTCGGGCTGGGCTCGGCGCTGATCTTCTCGTCACTCACAGCGGTCTATCGCGACCTCCAGCACATGCTGGGATTCATGGTCCAGATCTGGATGTATCTCACGCCGATCATTTATCCGGCCAGTCAGTTTCCGGAGCAGTATCGCTGGATCGTGCAGTTGAATCCCATGACCGTGCCGGTCGAGGGCGCCCGCTGGACGCTTCTCGGGGTGGGGACGCTTTCCCCGCTGGCCGTCACGATCTCGTGGGTGATGGCCCTGGTCATCTTCTTCGCGGGCTTCCTGTGGTTCAACAAGATCGAACGCAGCTACGTCGACAAGGCCTGA
- a CDS encoding polysaccharide biosynthesis tyrosine autokinase yields the protein MATQDEENQEISFNWREYLDAVLKRLWLLVLTVIVGGVIAAVLVSKQVATFEARAVLMIADDQNRVLDTVKPVVEGQFQNAEMINTMIDGLISYSFAQRIVEHLHLNTDRDFLSAAGIDDKSLSVERAARILNSMVKAQYRLNTKLLDIFVTTRDPRESQFLANSYAKEYVAFIVEQRTNATQSANQSLVDEAARLREKMKLSDAKMQQFREKERTPSLDAKQEEAQLKLNDAAKRMAALEEQVLQIRRDLAAARVSADSPEELLRLPSVANEPRVAALTASISEQERNLNEISQTKRPKHPVYIEAKRNLDFTVNERNEILKSMIGILEITEKQTEAQLAQMKEVRAGYEDSLLQVSSKSIEYNTLKREIDSDSAMYASVLERLKEVDMTKAFNSIPVQIHQLADESTMRSSSAIKTIGMGLVGGLVVGIAIAVGLHMLDGSVKSVDEAEKISGLPVVSTVPLIKGKTDLIAFNVRRGQAAEAFRTLRASQTVQHSGDAKQRRVFLFTSSIPNEGKTFASSNFAVTLAQQNLRTLLIDADLRKPTLARLFSTKDTEAGLAEVLAGTSPLESVARPTEVPNLTLLTAGRLVDNPSELLSTSAFRELLTKAMKNYDRVVIDSAPCIAVSDTYLVLPYVDACCLVVRAFSTPKAILKRAIKSLSEAKYPRANVVLNGLPGRQLAYPGYY from the coding sequence ATGGCAACACAAGACGAAGAAAATCAGGAGATCTCCTTCAACTGGAGAGAATACCTCGACGCGGTCCTCAAGCGTCTCTGGCTTCTCGTTCTCACCGTCATCGTTGGCGGAGTCATCGCCGCGGTCCTCGTGAGCAAGCAGGTCGCGACGTTCGAAGCGCGCGCCGTGCTTATGATTGCCGACGATCAGAACCGCGTCCTCGACACGGTGAAGCCGGTGGTGGAAGGGCAGTTTCAGAACGCCGAAATGATCAACACGATGATCGACGGCCTGATCAGTTATTCCTTCGCCCAGCGCATCGTGGAGCATCTCCATCTGAACACGGATCGGGATTTTCTCAGCGCAGCCGGAATCGATGACAAGTCGCTCTCGGTGGAGCGCGCCGCGCGAATCCTGAATTCCATGGTCAAGGCGCAATACCGCCTGAATACCAAGCTGCTGGACATCTTCGTGACGACCCGGGATCCCCGCGAATCGCAATTCCTCGCGAATAGTTACGCCAAGGAATACGTCGCCTTCATCGTCGAGCAGCGCACGAATGCCACCCAGTCGGCCAACCAGTCTCTGGTCGATGAAGCCGCCCGGCTTCGCGAGAAGATGAAACTTTCGGACGCGAAGATGCAGCAGTTTCGCGAGAAGGAGCGCACTCCCTCCCTTGATGCGAAGCAGGAGGAAGCGCAGCTGAAACTCAACGACGCGGCCAAGCGCATGGCCGCCCTCGAGGAGCAGGTGTTGCAGATCAGGCGAGATCTGGCCGCCGCCCGGGTGAGCGCCGATTCACCGGAAGAGCTTCTCCGCCTTCCCAGTGTGGCCAACGAGCCTCGCGTGGCCGCTCTCACGGCCTCGATCTCCGAGCAGGAGCGCAATCTCAACGAGATTTCCCAGACCAAACGGCCGAAGCATCCTGTCTACATCGAGGCCAAGAGGAATCTCGATTTCACGGTCAACGAGCGGAACGAGATCCTGAAGAGCATGATCGGCATTCTCGAGATCACCGAGAAGCAGACCGAGGCCCAGCTGGCACAGATGAAGGAGGTTCGTGCCGGTTACGAGGACTCGTTGCTGCAGGTCTCTTCCAAGTCGATCGAATACAACACCTTGAAGCGCGAAATCGACAGCGACAGCGCGATGTATGCCTCGGTCCTCGAGCGCCTGAAGGAAGTCGACATGACAAAGGCCTTCAACAGCATCCCGGTGCAGATTCACCAGCTTGCGGACGAGTCCACGATGCGGTCGTCGAGCGCGATCAAGACGATCGGAATGGGCCTGGTTGGTGGCCTGGTCGTCGGAATCGCCATCGCCGTGGGGCTTCACATGCTCGACGGTTCGGTGAAGTCTGTCGACGAGGCCGAGAAGATCAGCGGTCTTCCGGTCGTCTCCACCGTCCCGCTCATCAAGGGCAAGACGGACCTCATCGCCTTCAATGTTCGCCGTGGCCAGGCCGCGGAGGCGTTCCGAACTTTGCGCGCGTCGCAGACGGTTCAGCACTCTGGGGATGCCAAACAGCGCCGCGTGTTCTTGTTCACGAGCTCCATCCCGAACGAAGGCAAGACCTTCGCGAGCTCGAACTTCGCGGTGACCCTCGCGCAGCAGAACCTGCGCACGCTTCTCATCGACGCGGATCTGCGCAAGCCCACGCTGGCTCGCCTGTTCTCGACGAAGGACACGGAGGCCGGCCTCGCCGAAGTCCTCGCCGGCACCTCTCCGCTCGAGAGCGTGGCCCGTCCCACCGAGGTTCCGAATCTCACGCTGCTCACGGCCGGTCGTCTCGTGGACAATCCCTCGGAATTGCTTTCCACCTCGGCGTTCCGCGAGCTCCTGACGAAGGCGATGAAGAACTACGACCGCGTCGTCATCGACTCTGCCCCGTGCATCGCGGTGAGCGACACCTACCTCGTCCTGCCCTACGTCGACGCCTGCTGCCTCGTGGTCCGCGCCTTCTCGACGCCCAAGGCGATCCTGAAACGGGCGATCAAGAGCCTCAGCGAAGCGAAATATCCCCGCGCCAACGTGGTGCTGAACGGCCTGCCCGGCCGCCAGCTCGCCTATCCGGGTTACTACTAA
- a CDS encoding polysaccharide biosynthesis/export family protein, with protein MKTTLIHRISTRAVLASAVIAALLGARPSVAQTFSQPFRPDEINQAGALSKTIPTPTPVTASATATDSASPVATPGSVFMQPEVRAALPVAPATAMQTTDSEYVLTPNDSIEMSIFRESDLTTRATISRDGTVQFPLINDVKVAGLTIKQARNLIRDRYNADYLVEPQVSLGVTKFAERKFTIIGQVNNPGTYTLNSGEGINLIEAIGMAGGFTRIADKRNVMVKRGSGGTAQTFKINAKKMVDSSAAPMEIVAGDVISVGESWY; from the coding sequence ATGAAAACCACCCTTATTCATCGGATCTCCACCCGGGCCGTGCTGGCCTCGGCCGTGATCGCCGCGCTTTTGGGAGCGCGTCCGAGTGTCGCCCAGACATTCTCCCAGCCGTTTCGACCCGACGAAATCAACCAGGCGGGCGCCCTCTCCAAGACGATCCCGACTCCGACTCCCGTGACGGCCTCGGCTACCGCGACGGACAGCGCTTCGCCCGTGGCGACCCCGGGAAGTGTCTTCATGCAGCCGGAAGTTCGGGCGGCCCTGCCCGTTGCGCCGGCGACCGCGATGCAAACCACGGATAGTGAATATGTTCTGACGCCAAACGACTCCATTGAGATGTCGATCTTCCGGGAGTCGGACCTCACAACCCGTGCGACGATCTCCCGCGACGGCACGGTGCAATTTCCCCTCATCAACGACGTCAAGGTGGCGGGATTGACGATCAAGCAGGCCCGCAACCTCATCCGCGATCGTTACAACGCGGACTATCTCGTAGAGCCCCAGGTTTCCCTCGGCGTCACGAAGTTTGCGGAGCGGAAGTTTACCATCATTGGGCAGGTTAATAATCCCGGCACTTACACGCTGAACAGCGGAGAGGGGATCAATCTCATCGAGGCGATCGGCATGGCCGGCGGTTTCACCCGCATTGCGGACAAAAGAAACGTGATGGTCAAACGCGGCAGCGGAGGCACCGCCCAGACCTTTAAGATCAACGCCAAGAAGATGGTCGACTCCTCGGCAGCGCCGATGGAGATCGTCGCCGGAGACGTCATTAGCGTGGGAGAGAGCTGGTATTAA
- a CDS encoding WecB/TagA/CpsF family glycosyltransferase, with translation MKTITYRLLKFTNRNSVSSLRLEPKAPERRISRPARTTPLLGIKFFAGTFDEAIDKLAHGGGLSVFPSGPGIAQDMRKSEAYRQALQQADLAFGDSGAMVLLWRMLTGGRIPRYSGLRVLQAVIKHEEFRKPEATFWVMPSADQMEHNLNWLNKSEGILVDQDACHIAPQYSSEGFLEDPDLVARIEKARPKFVVLCIGGGVQERLGLHLRNSLSYRPTILCIGAAIGFLTGVQAHIPTWADRAKLGWLVRCIDNPKVFVPRYLGALSLVQVLAQHWFSGKIPGPVKEEFSDEAIGEMSEA, from the coding sequence ATGAAAACCATCACTTATCGCCTCTTAAAATTCACGAATCGCAACTCGGTCTCCAGTCTTCGACTCGAGCCCAAGGCTCCGGAGCGTCGCATTTCGCGTCCGGCCCGGACCACTCCCCTTCTCGGGATCAAGTTTTTCGCCGGAACCTTTGACGAGGCCATCGACAAGCTGGCCCACGGCGGCGGATTGTCCGTCTTTCCCTCCGGCCCCGGCATCGCGCAGGACATGCGGAAGAGCGAAGCCTATCGTCAGGCGCTCCAACAGGCGGATCTGGCGTTCGGCGACAGCGGCGCAATGGTTCTCCTGTGGCGCATGCTCACGGGCGGCCGGATTCCCCGCTACTCGGGACTTCGCGTGCTTCAGGCCGTGATCAAGCATGAGGAATTTCGGAAGCCGGAAGCCACGTTCTGGGTGATGCCGTCGGCCGACCAGATGGAGCACAACCTGAATTGGCTGAACAAATCCGAGGGAATCCTCGTCGATCAGGACGCCTGCCACATCGCGCCGCAGTATTCCTCGGAAGGCTTTCTCGAAGACCCGGACCTCGTTGCACGCATTGAAAAGGCCCGGCCAAAATTCGTGGTGCTGTGCATCGGCGGCGGCGTGCAGGAACGGCTCGGCCTCCATCTGCGGAACAGTCTCTCGTATCGTCCCACGATCCTCTGCATCGGCGCGGCCATCGGCTTCCTCACCGGCGTGCAGGCGCACATCCCGACCTGGGCGGATCGCGCCAAGCTCGGGTGGCTGGTTCGCTGCATCGATAATCCCAAGGTGTTCGTGCCGCGTTATCTGGGCGCCCTCAGCCTCGTGCAGGTGTTGGCCCAGCATTGGTTCAGTGGCAAGATTCCCGGTCCGGTCAAGGAGGAGTTCTCCGACGAGGCGATTGGCGAAATGTCCGAAGCGTAA
- a CDS encoding sugar transferase — translation MIAGLATFWSLYWIFASVLERGFLVGNGEYILYSTIIAVGLVYDHLRTMRAQHSMIGANQREWKPRVAFRQTSIVFFVLFFYFWLSDDRTVSRTFLVTLAPTLFVVLLVSNRYVTSWLIKRAFRGKSIFRVLIYASKDGVMSVQRWLNERGSLGFKVIGIATDDAPTKSEVAGFKVLGQSRSLARILDHYRINVVLRSGDMNESREEMQELQSLCDTKGVRLVRSFQINHARRRPMSLWEDQGLCFLALREEPLESPLNRMLKRIFDICVASIVLTTVVPAISLVVWICQRWQSPGPLFFVQERCGLNGRFFNIWKFRTMRVENPDETQQAFAGDPRIYPAGRIFRKLSIDELPQFINVLLGDMSVVGPRPHLRAHDDEFAQVRTDYRVRHLIKPGITGLAQVRGYRGETRNDRDVIKRTRADIHYLEHWSVWLDFQIVVRTALQMIKAPKTAL, via the coding sequence GTGATCGCCGGTCTGGCGACCTTCTGGTCGCTTTACTGGATCTTCGCCTCCGTTCTGGAGCGCGGCTTCCTCGTCGGAAACGGCGAATACATTCTCTACAGCACGATCATCGCAGTCGGTCTCGTCTACGATCATCTGCGCACGATGCGGGCGCAGCACAGCATGATCGGCGCGAACCAGCGCGAGTGGAAGCCGCGGGTGGCCTTCCGCCAGACGTCCATCGTCTTCTTCGTCCTGTTCTTTTACTTCTGGCTGAGTGACGACCGCACCGTCTCGCGCACATTTCTCGTGACCCTCGCGCCGACGTTGTTCGTCGTGCTGCTCGTATCGAATCGCTACGTCACCTCGTGGCTGATCAAGCGGGCATTCCGCGGGAAATCGATCTTCCGCGTGCTGATCTATGCGTCGAAGGACGGAGTGATGAGCGTGCAACGCTGGCTGAACGAGCGCGGCTCGCTCGGCTTCAAGGTCATCGGCATCGCCACCGACGATGCGCCAACGAAGAGCGAAGTCGCGGGTTTCAAGGTGCTGGGGCAATCCCGCAGCCTCGCGCGCATCCTCGACCATTACCGAATCAATGTCGTCCTCCGCTCGGGGGACATGAATGAATCCCGTGAGGAGATGCAGGAACTGCAGAGTCTCTGCGACACGAAGGGTGTGCGCCTCGTGCGATCCTTTCAGATCAACCACGCGCGACGGCGCCCAATGAGTCTCTGGGAAGACCAGGGCCTCTGCTTTCTCGCGCTGCGCGAAGAGCCGCTGGAAAGCCCGCTCAATCGCATGCTCAAGCGCATCTTCGACATCTGCGTGGCCTCGATCGTTCTCACGACGGTCGTTCCCGCGATCTCGCTCGTCGTGTGGATCTGCCAGCGCTGGCAGTCTCCCGGCCCGCTGTTCTTCGTGCAGGAACGCTGCGGATTGAACGGCCGGTTCTTCAACATCTGGAAATTCCGCACCATGCGCGTGGAGAATCCCGACGAGACGCAGCAGGCTTTCGCCGGCGACCCGAGAATCTATCCGGCCGGCCGCATCTTCCGCAAACTGAGCATCGATGAGCTCCCGCAGTTCATCAACGTGCTCCTCGGCGACATGAGCGTCGTCGGCCCCCGCCCCCACCTCCGCGCCCACGACGACGAGTTTGCCCAGGTCCGCACCGACTACCGCGTGCGCCACCTCATCAAGCCCGGCATCACCGGCCTCGCTCAGGTGCGCGGCTACCGCGGCGAGACGCGCAACGACCGCGACGTCATCAAGCGCACCCGCGCGGACATCCATTACCTCGAGCACTGGTCCGTCTGGCTCGACTTTCAGATCGTCGTGCGCACCGCGCTCCAGATGATCAAGGCCCCGAAGACCGCCCTGTAG
- a CDS encoding histidine kinase produces MNAESAADLRQRLHDGLCQQLTAALMFSDALRRSLENRAAPELEDCERLVELLQSSADELVGVMNHLTEIRATAEAEK; encoded by the coding sequence ATGAACGCCGAATCCGCCGCCGACCTGCGCCAGCGCCTGCACGACGGCCTTTGCCAGCAGCTCACGGCCGCTCTCATGTTTTCCGACGCGCTGCGCCGCAGCCTGGAAAATCGGGCCGCGCCGGAACTCGAGGATTGCGAGCGTCTCGTGGAACTCCTCCAATCCTCGGCTGATGAGCTTGTCGGCGTGATGAATCACCTGACCGAGATTCGCGCCACCGCCGAGGCCGAAAAGTAG
- a CDS encoding outer membrane lipoprotein-sorting protein — translation MNLRPTQASSVLLSVLLLAAGAMTGRAAQAPSADEILRAARLSPMSQQETLRGELSGDAGKTPFILALENGVVSYTFTNPDQQIQLVLGEDSSELRERKGGKTSEIKPARYDEKVRGTPITFEDLALRFLYWPRPKLLGEEMVGVRKAWKLEVQAPRGQSQYGVARLWIDEESGAALQIEGYGMDGRILKRFKVISPQKINGKWMLKTMRVETYDPKTHQIVDRTYLKVLGEAG, via the coding sequence ATGAATCTCCGTCCCACTCAAGCTTCGAGCGTCCTTCTCTCCGTCCTGCTGCTCGCCGCCGGCGCGATGACCGGACGGGCGGCGCAAGCTCCCAGTGCGGACGAGATCCTCCGGGCGGCGCGCCTGAGCCCGATGAGCCAGCAGGAAACGCTTCGCGGAGAGTTGAGCGGAGATGCCGGAAAGACGCCCTTCATTCTCGCGCTGGAGAACGGCGTGGTGAGCTACACATTCACGAATCCGGACCAGCAGATCCAGCTTGTGCTCGGCGAGGATTCCTCGGAATTGCGGGAGCGCAAGGGCGGGAAAACGTCCGAGATCAAGCCGGCCCGTTACGACGAAAAGGTGCGCGGCACCCCGATCACCTTCGAAGACCTCGCGCTGCGCTTCCTTTACTGGCCGCGCCCCAAATTGCTCGGCGAGGAAATGGTGGGCGTGCGGAAGGCGTGGAAACTCGAGGTGCAGGCGCCGCGTGGGCAATCCCAATACGGCGTCGCCCGGTTGTGGATCGACGAGGAAAGCGGCGCGGCCCTGCAGATCGAGGGCTACGGCATGGACGGACGCATTCTCAAGCGCTTCAAGGTGATCTCGCCGCAGAAGATCAACGGCAAGTGGATGCTGAAAACGATGCGCGTGGAAACCTACGATCCCAAGACGCACCAGATCGTCGACCGCACGTATCTGAAGGTTCTCGGTGAGGCCGGCTAG
- a CDS encoding phosphatase PAP2 family protein, with translation MDQRIFFLINGHWAHPALDLPMAAISSWDFWWPIALVGGLLLLAFGGFRGRAALVCIGLTVGLTDGVIVDAIKGNVGRPRPHQVLEGVRIVDLQKARPRLLALGKPAKVEYSSPSIQPVRGISFPSGHASNNFALAVVLAVFYRRWGWLYFLPASLIAYSRIYTGSHYPSDVIVAAFIGAALACLVLAAAEAIWRRFAGRVVPRLFAAHPSLLAG, from the coding sequence ATGGATCAACGCATCTTTTTTCTCATCAACGGGCACTGGGCCCATCCGGCGCTCGACCTGCCCATGGCAGCGATCTCGAGCTGGGATTTCTGGTGGCCGATCGCCCTCGTCGGCGGCCTGCTGTTGCTGGCCTTCGGCGGTTTTCGCGGCCGTGCGGCGCTCGTCTGCATTGGCCTCACGGTCGGTCTTACCGACGGCGTGATCGTTGACGCCATCAAGGGCAACGTCGGCCGGCCACGTCCGCATCAGGTGCTCGAGGGCGTGCGCATCGTCGACCTTCAGAAGGCGCGCCCGCGCTTGCTCGCTCTCGGCAAACCCGCCAAGGTCGAATACTCCAGCCCGTCGATCCAGCCCGTGCGCGGCATCTCGTTTCCCTCCGGCCATGCGTCGAACAACTTCGCGCTCGCCGTCGTTCTCGCCGTCTTCTACCGCCGCTGGGGCTGGCTCTACTTCCTGCCAGCCTCGCTCATCGCCTACTCGCGCATCTATACCGGCTCTCATTATCCGTCCGACGTCATTGTCGCCGCCTTCATCGGGGCGGCCCTCGCCTGTCTCGTGCTCGCGGCGGCAGAGGCGATCTGGCGTCGATTTGCCGGTCGCGTCGTGCCGCGCCTTTTTGCGGCCCATCCCAGCCTGCTCGCCGGATGA
- a CDS encoding glycosyltransferase family 39 protein — MKHLPALLLVLVTIVRLWAAAVLPITPTEAYQWMCADRLDWAFFDAPGGTAALVHVGSLLPGNSPLGLRLAFPLLAALATFGIYRLGRAWFGSATALWAAVALNALPIFNTAAVHAGPEMPTLAFTALALWLLVRALERGLPWWILSGLSLAAAVQFSYASLALIPGIFLAITLTPRYRGQWRRPGLYFLVLFAAGGVAKALLWNQANHWPATALGTWRTEFTPQWTEILPALASSIGQVSLPAAAVAVFALVQIVRAARIHTRPRLLACLLAPFLLLWLRDIMHGDSATLPLLPVILLLATAATNLVLEAKRLHRIGAIALVLTAATIAFPFSRPGTPWNRVADAINPLFTEIQSEYPFPLFVIAPDPEATAALSYYLSRSPNGETREVFLRESQDLSNQFGLWPRYDDFVPVKKAPDEYFQELKAQNLYLGHSALYLTDEEPTDLPQTITSAFARVTPRATLSLPGNRKLRVYLCEDYQTMPL; from the coding sequence ATGAAACACCTGCCCGCGCTCCTGCTCGTCCTTGTCACGATCGTGCGCCTCTGGGCCGCCGCGGTCCTGCCGATCACTCCTACCGAGGCCTACCAATGGATGTGTGCGGATCGCCTCGACTGGGCTTTCTTCGACGCCCCCGGTGGCACCGCCGCGCTCGTCCATGTCGGCTCCCTGTTGCCCGGAAACAGCCCCCTCGGTCTGCGGCTGGCCTTTCCCCTGCTCGCCGCCCTTGCGACCTTCGGCATCTATCGCCTCGGCCGCGCGTGGTTCGGCTCCGCGACCGCGCTCTGGGCCGCCGTGGCCCTCAACGCCCTTCCGATCTTCAATACCGCCGCGGTGCACGCCGGTCCGGAAATGCCCACCCTCGCTTTCACCGCTCTCGCACTCTGGCTGCTCGTGCGTGCGCTCGAACGCGGCCTGCCGTGGTGGATTCTCTCCGGACTCTCCCTGGCCGCCGCCGTCCAGTTTTCCTACGCTTCCCTCGCGCTCATCCCCGGCATTTTTCTCGCCATCACGCTCACCCCGCGCTACCGCGGTCAGTGGCGGCGTCCCGGCCTTTATTTCCTCGTCCTCTTCGCCGCCGGCGGAGTTGCCAAGGCCCTCCTCTGGAACCAGGCTAACCACTGGCCCGCCACCGCCCTGGGCACCTGGCGCACGGAATTCACCCCGCAGTGGACCGAAATCCTCCCCGCGCTTGCCTCGAGCATCGGGCAGGTTTCCCTTCCCGCGGCCGCGGTCGCCGTGTTCGCCCTCGTCCAGATCGTCCGCGCCGCGCGCATTCACACTCGGCCCCGACTGCTCGCCTGTCTTCTCGCCCCCTTCCTCCTGCTCTGGCTGCGCGACATCATGCACGGCGACTCCGCCACCCTCCCCCTGCTGCCTGTCATTCTCCTGCTCGCGACCGCCGCCACGAATCTCGTTCTCGAGGCAAAAAGACTTCACCGCATCGGCGCCATCGCCCTCGTCCTCACGGCGGCCACCATCGCCTTCCCGTTTTCCCGTCCGGGCACCCCCTGGAACCGCGTCGCCGACGCCATCAACCCGCTGTTCACCGAGATCCAAAGCGAATACCCGTTCCCGCTCTTCGTCATCGCGCCCGATCCCGAAGCCACCGCCGCGCTCAGTTACTATCTCTCCCGCTCGCCCAACGGCGAAACCCGCGAGGTCTTCCTTCGCGAGTCGCAGGATCTCTCGAACCAGTTCGGCCTCTGGCCGCGCTACGACGACTTTGTTCCCGTCAAAAAGGCGCCCGATGAATACTTTCAGGAGCTGAAGGCTCAGAACCTCTACCTCGGCCACAGCGCCCTGTATCTCACCGACGAGGAGCCCACTGACCTGCCGCAGACGATCACGAGCGCCTTCGCCCGCGTCACCCCCCGCGCCACCCTTTCCCTTCCCGGCAATCGCAAATTGCGCGTGTATCTTTGCGAAGATTATCAAACGATGCCGCTCTAG